Sequence from the Streptomyces sp. NBC_00440 genome:
GCTCAACCCATGGCCGCAACCGTTCGCGTGACCGGCACCGTGCCGGTCCTCGGCCTCGGCGCCTTCGGATCCCGGGTGGCCGAGCTGCTGTGCGACGGCATCGTCGGCGCGTACCGCATCGGTCCGGACGACCTGGCGGGCTCCTTCGCCCGCCGGCCGGCCGCGGTCGTCGTGGCTGCTCCGCATCCGATGCCGGAGGTGTGCCGCAGCGCTGACCGTGCGGCCTGGCAGCACGGGGTGCCGTGGCTGCCGGTGGTCGACGAGGACCTGACCGTCCGGCTCGGCCCATGGGTGGTGCCGGGCGCCGGGCCCTGCTTCGACTGCTATCTGGCGAGGCGGGTCCAGCACGACGACCAGTCCGCGATCACCGCCGCAGTCCGGGCGGCCTGCGCGGACGACCCCGCGTGCGGACCACGCGGATTCCTGCCGCAGCACGCCCGGGCGGCGGCGGGCGTGGCACACGGCCTGCTGCACCAGCCGCCCGACCCCGG
This genomic interval carries:
- a CDS encoding TOMM precursor leader peptide-binding protein, encoding MAATVRVTGTVPVLGLGAFGSRVAELLCDGIVGAYRIGPDDLAGSFARRPAAVVVAAPHPMPEVCRSADRAAWQHGVPWLPVVDEDLTVRLGPWVVPGAGPCFDCYLARRVQHDDQSAITAAVRAACADDPACGPRGFLPQHARAAAGVAHGLLHQPPDPGTVVALSVRSGNLDSHRVLHCHGCPRCAPESVPGLDRTGALAELLRPAGGTTPYGVPA